AGCAGCGCGCCCGCCATGCCCCGCTCACCGCCGCCGCCATCGCCGCCCTCTGCGCCGCCTCGCCGTCGGCCCCCGTCGCCATCTTCTTCCCCAGCTACGCCTACGCCGAGCACATCAAGACCGCCCTCGACTCCGCCAATTCCGCATTCCGCACTCCGCATTCCGCATTCCTCCAGCCCCGCCTCCCCGACCTCGCCGCGCAAAACGCCTGGCTCGAAAACGCCCTTGCCGACCATCCCGGAGGCGCGCTCTTCCTCGTCCTTGGCAGCAGCTTCGCCGAAGGCATCGACCTCCTCGGCGGGCGCATCACGCACGCGATGGTCGTCGGCCCCGCGCTCCCCGAGGTGAACCCCGTCCAGCGCGCGCGCCTCGCAGAGCACACCCGCGTCCTCGGACGCGAGGCCGCCGCACGCCGCGTGTATCAAATCCCCGGCATCCAGAAAGTAAACCAAGCCCTCGGACGCCTCGTGCGCGCCCCCGGCCAGCGCGTCCGGGCCCTTCTCCATTGCCGCCGCTTCGCCGAGCCAGGCTACCACGAACTCCTGGCCCCCGACTACCAAACCACCCGCCACCTCGCCACCGACGACGACCTCGCCGCGTGGCTGCATACAGAATCCGAATCGTGAAAACGGGAAAAGCTGGCGCCGCTTCCCGGTTGCACCGCCAAAAACCTTCTCGCCTCCCGCCCGCGCTCCCGCGATAGTGACCGTTCCATGAAAGCAGGCATCATCGGCGCATCCGGTTATTCCGGTGAACTTCTCGTCAAGCTGCTCCTCGCGCACCCGCGGGTCGAACTCGCGGCGGTCACGTCGCGCTCCCAGGCGGGCAAGCCGCTCGCGAAGGTCATCCCCTCGCTGCGCGGACAGGACCGCGGCCTGAAATTCGTCGATTCCGACGCCGCCGCGCTCGCCGCCAGCGACATCGGCCTCTTTTTCCTCGCGCTTCCCCACGGCGCCGCCGCCGAATACGCCAAGGTGCTAGTCCCCGCCGGGAAACGCGTCATCGACCTCAGCGCCGACTTCCGCATCGCCGACCTCGCCACCTACGAGCGCTACTATGGCAAACACCACGCGCCCGAACTCCTGCCGCATGCCCGCTTCGTGCTGCCCGAGCTCACGCCGCCCGAATGGAAAACCGACGCGAACGTGGGGCTCCTCGCCGCGCCCGGCTGCTACCCCACCAGCATCCTCGTGCCGCTCGTCCCGCTGCTCCGCGACGGCGTCGCCGCGCGCGAGCA
This genomic stretch from Termitidicoccus mucosus harbors:
- the argC gene encoding N-acetyl-gamma-glutamyl-phosphate reductase: MKAGIIGASGYSGELLVKLLLAHPRVELAAVTSRSQAGKPLAKVIPSLRGQDRGLKFVDSDAAALAASDIGLFFLALPHGAAAEYAKVLVPAGKRVIDLSADFRIADLATYERYYGKHHAPELLPHARFVLPELTPPEWKTDANVGLLAAPGCYPTSILVPLVPLLRDGVAAREHIVVNSSSGVSGAGKKIDEMYLYVERAESVKAYGLVKHRHLAEIEEQLALRATGGEPVVIQFNPHLAPMRRGIATTITVPAKNAFIDALYAAWEKAYAGRPFVQILPAGETPDTAHVTGTNRVDMSAVLDPRTGNFVITSALDNVVKGASGQAVQIMNLWFGFDETAGLI